From the genome of Leptotrichia hongkongensis, one region includes:
- a CDS encoding lysophospholipid acyltransferase family protein: protein MRTIFYHLVLVGTFVYGSFVHIWYLIFNKGEKRYRYVCRVAKNWGKNLIWGAGSKVKVIYKNGSEEEIKKIRDTKEAVILISNHQSNVDIPALLGYLPLDFSFIAKKEMKRWPAIGRWMRSFDCIFLDRKNARQGMKDMKDAISKIKKGHSYVIFPEGSRSEDGTIGEFKKGSFKLATDTDARILPITIIGTYEVQSRKSLKVTPNKNIKIVVDKPVDLKPMSREEKKEVHNIVNKIIKDNYTEEKNL from the coding sequence ATGAGAACGATATTTTACCATCTTGTGTTAGTTGGAACTTTTGTTTATGGAAGTTTTGTTCATATATGGTATCTAATATTCAATAAAGGCGAAAAAAGATATAGATATGTATGCCGAGTAGCCAAAAATTGGGGGAAAAATCTAATTTGGGGAGCTGGAAGCAAAGTAAAAGTTATTTATAAAAATGGCAGTGAAGAAGAAATAAAAAAAATACGAGACACAAAAGAAGCAGTTATATTAATTTCAAATCATCAGAGTAATGTAGATATTCCTGCATTATTAGGATATTTGCCACTTGATTTTTCTTTCATTGCAAAAAAGGAAATGAAAAGATGGCCTGCAATTGGACGTTGGATGCGTTCCTTTGACTGTATATTTTTGGATAGAAAAAATGCAAGACAGGGAATGAAGGATATGAAAGATGCGATAAGTAAAATAAAAAAAGGGCATTCTTATGTAATTTTCCCTGAAGGAAGCAGAAGTGAGGATGGTACAATTGGTGAATTTAAAAAAGGAAGCTTTAAACTTGCAACAGATACAGATGCAAGAATTTTGCCAATCACAATTATTGGAACTTATGAAGTGCAAAGCCGTAAAAGTTTAAAGGTAACGCCAAATAAAAATATAAAAATTGTTGTGGATAAGCCAGTAGATTTAAAACCTATGTCAAGAGAAGAAAAAAAGGAAGTTCACAATATTGTAAATAAAATTATAAAAGATAATTATACAGAAGAAAAAAATCTTTAG
- a CDS encoding regulatory protein RecX, translated as MKINKIYRNKIYLDTEEIMDISPLIRQKYDLKVNDNIERFYDEISYEAALEKGIFLISLKDRTKKEIRLKLEEKFRNKSAILQAIEKLEELRYLNDLNYAISYIEGRTYGKNRISYNLFQKGIDKVTVEKAYLTLDEEKEENVDDTKLEKLIEKNSKKININNEREEKKVKEEQKFIQYLARQGFSLDKIFRKLKEYKENYE; from the coding sequence ATGAAGATTAATAAAATTTATCGTAATAAGATATATCTTGATACTGAGGAAATTATGGATATAAGTCCTCTTATCAGGCAGAAATACGATTTAAAGGTAAATGACAATATTGAGAGGTTTTATGATGAGATTTCGTATGAAGCCGCTCTTGAAAAAGGGATTTTTCTGATTTCATTAAAAGACAGGACAAAAAAAGAAATACGATTAAAGCTGGAAGAAAAATTTAGAAACAAGTCAGCTATTTTACAGGCAATAGAGAAGTTGGAAGAACTAAGGTATCTAAATGATCTAAATTATGCTATTTCGTATATTGAAGGCAGAACTTATGGGAAAAATCGTATTTCCTACAACCTTTTTCAAAAAGGAATTGATAAAGTCACAGTTGAAAAGGCTTATCTGACTTTAGATGAGGAAAAAGAAGAAAATGTCGATGACACAAAGTTAGAAAAATTAATTGAAAAAAATAGTAAAAAGATTAATATAAATAATGAGAGGGAAGAAAAAAAAGTAAAGGAAGAACAGAAATTTATACAGTACTTAGCAAGACAAGGTTTTTCCCTTGACAAAATTTTTAGAAAGCTGAAAGAATATAAAGAAAATTATGAATAA
- the pepT gene encoding peptidase T, with amino-acid sequence MDLNKYETLKDRFLKYVKIETRSNEKSESIPSTPTQLEFAKMLVKELEEIGMEDVYVNENCFVNATLKSNVDKDVKTIGFIAHMDTADFNAVNVNPQIVENYDGKDIVLNTEQNIVLSTHEFPNLKEYVGKTVITTDGTTLLGADDKAGVVEIIEAMKYLINHPEIKHGTVKVAFGPDEEIGRGADNFNVDEFGADFAYTMDGGPVGELEYESFNAAGAVFKIRGKSVHPGTAKGKMINASLIAAEIINSFPADEVPEKTEGYEGFYFLEKIRANCEDAELSYILRDHDRQKFEEKKKFAQNVAKKINEKYKKELVTVEIKDQYYNMGEIIKDHMEIVEIAKKAMENLEIKPIIKPIRGGTDGSKISFMGLPTPNIFAGGENFHGKYEFVALESMILATDVIVEIVRLNALEE; translated from the coding sequence ATGGATTTGAACAAATATGAAACATTAAAGGATAGATTTTTGAAATATGTAAAGATTGAAACTAGATCGAATGAAAAAAGTGAGAGTATTCCATCGACACCAACACAGCTTGAATTTGCCAAAATGCTTGTAAAAGAGCTGGAAGAAATAGGGATGGAAGATGTGTATGTGAATGAAAATTGCTTTGTTAATGCGACTTTGAAAAGTAATGTTGATAAAGATGTGAAAACTATTGGATTTATTGCACATATGGATACTGCTGATTTTAATGCAGTTAATGTAAATCCACAGATTGTGGAAAACTATGATGGGAAAGATATTGTCTTGAATACGGAACAAAATATTGTATTATCTACTCATGAATTTCCAAATTTAAAGGAATATGTTGGAAAAACTGTAATTACTACTGATGGAACAACACTTCTGGGAGCTGATGACAAGGCTGGAGTTGTGGAAATTATTGAGGCTATGAAATATTTGATTAATCATCCAGAAATCAAACATGGAACGGTAAAAGTGGCGTTTGGGCCTGATGAGGAAATTGGGCGTGGAGCAGATAACTTTAATGTAGATGAATTTGGAGCGGATTTTGCTTATACAATGGATGGCGGACCAGTGGGAGAACTTGAATATGAAAGTTTTAATGCAGCTGGAGCTGTATTTAAAATAAGAGGTAAAAGTGTTCATCCAGGAACAGCCAAAGGAAAAATGATAAATGCAAGTTTAATAGCTGCAGAGATTATAAATAGCTTTCCAGCAGATGAAGTGCCTGAAAAGACAGAAGGATACGAAGGATTTTATTTTCTTGAAAAAATTCGTGCAAATTGTGAAGATGCTGAATTATCATACATTTTAAGAGATCACGACAGACAGAAGTTTGAAGAAAAAAAGAAATTTGCTCAAAATGTCGCAAAAAAAATTAATGAAAAATACAAAAAAGAATTAGTAACAGTTGAAATAAAAGATCAATATTACAACATGGGAGAAATTATAAAAGATCACATGGAAATCGTAGAAATAGCCAAAAAAGCAATGGAAAACCTTGAAATAAAACCAATAATCAAGCCAATCCGTGGTGGAACAGACGGTTCAAAAATCTCATTTATGGGACTTCCTACACCAAATATTTTCGCAGGTGGAGAAAATTTCCATGGGAAATATGAATTCGTGGCACTTGAGAGTATGATTCTGGCAACTGATGTGATTGTAGAGATTGTAAGATTGAATGCATTAGAAGAGTAA
- a CDS encoding viral A-type inclusion protein, giving the protein MNKVKKIALLLTLVMGISVLSYSYEDYYEKIYSVKISKSDLFKAIHANKNQQIKLSKIFDEYQKKAEGVEKELIRFDKKKIKIGKIEQERYRAIAKILTNEQFEAYNSYINSQKALFDEKIDKVKNFVDSINLTNEQKSRILKYERDFKREVDKLKDQRLTEESFIAKYNELKQERNEKMRTVLLDDQVKLIESF; this is encoded by the coding sequence ATGAATAAAGTAAAGAAAATAGCACTTTTACTTACGTTGGTAATGGGAATAAGTGTTTTATCCTATTCCTATGAGGACTATTATGAAAAAATCTATAGTGTAAAAATTTCTAAAAGTGATTTGTTTAAAGCTATACATGCTAATAAAAATCAGCAAATAAAGTTATCAAAAATATTTGATGAATATCAAAAAAAAGCTGAAGGAGTAGAAAAAGAATTGATCCGATTCGACAAGAAAAAAATAAAAATTGGAAAAATAGAGCAGGAAAGATACAGAGCAATTGCAAAAATTTTGACAAATGAACAGTTTGAAGCCTATAATTCCTATATAAACTCTCAAAAAGCATTATTTGATGAAAAAATTGATAAAGTCAAAAATTTTGTTGATAGTATTAATTTGACAAACGAGCAAAAATCACGTATTTTAAAATACGAACGTGACTTTAAACGTGAAGTTGATAAATTGAAAGATCAAAGATTAACAGAAGAAAGCTTCATTGCAAAATATAATGAATTAAAGCAGGAAAGAAACGAAAAAATGCGAACAGTTCTACTTGATGATCAGGTAAAATTGATAGAAAGTTTTTAG
- a CDS encoding XTP/dITP diphosphatase, producing the protein MKVFLATKNKGKIKDFEKLTEGMDLEVVTILDGLDIPDVVEDGETFEENSRKKAKEIADYTNIVTISDDSGLCVDALDGGPGVYSARFGGENATDSEKNQKMLELLKDVKKENRKAHFVSVVSIAFPNGEIHSFRGEIEGEILFEARGNNGFGYNPIFYSYELEKSFGEADDEERKSVSHRARAFRKLIASGLLEEK; encoded by the coding sequence ATGAAAGTATTTTTAGCGACTAAAAATAAGGGAAAAATAAAAGATTTTGAAAAACTGACAGAAGGGATGGATTTAGAAGTTGTAACAATTTTAGATGGACTTGATATTCCTGATGTTGTGGAGGATGGAGAAACTTTTGAGGAAAATTCACGAAAAAAGGCAAAGGAAATTGCGGATTATACAAATATTGTAACAATTTCAGATGATTCAGGACTTTGTGTAGATGCTTTAGATGGAGGGCCTGGAGTTTATTCAGCAAGATTTGGAGGAGAAAATGCGACTGACAGCGAAAAGAACCAAAAAATGCTGGAACTTCTGAAGGATGTGAAAAAAGAAAATAGAAAAGCACATTTTGTATCTGTTGTAAGTATTGCCTTCCCAAATGGGGAAATTCATTCGTTTCGTGGAGAAATAGAAGGAGAAATTTTGTTTGAAGCAAGAGGTAATAATGGATTTGGCTACAATCCAATTTTTTATTCGTATGAACTAGAAAAATCATTTGGAGAAGCAGATGACGAAGAAAGAAAAAGTGTGAGCCATCGGGCAAGAGCATTTAGAAAGCTCATTGCATCAGGACTTCTGGAAGAAAAATAA
- a CDS encoding SDR family NAD(P)-dependent oxidoreductase, which yields MFDLAGEVALVTGGAKGIGKGIAKALKQARAKVIIGDIDKNRGKEVANEMGVEFRHFDVTNKDLVDYTIQSIYEEYGKISILCSNAGIFPRTSIEKMTEKDWDEVQNINMKGTFFVTKAALKYMKKQSYGRVILTSSITGPITGLSGWAHYGASKSAQLGFMRSAAIEYAKYGITVNAIQPGNIISDGLLSMENSKSYMNQIKEIIPVYTLGKPEDIGYTAVFLASREAGFITGQTIVVDGGQVLLETLTFI from the coding sequence ATGTTTGATCTGGCTGGGGAAGTTGCTCTTGTTACAGGTGGGGCAAAAGGCATTGGAAAGGGAATTGCAAAGGCATTGAAGCAGGCAAGGGCAAAAGTGATTATAGGAGACATTGACAAAAATAGAGGAAAAGAAGTTGCAAATGAGATGGGAGTTGAATTTCGTCATTTTGATGTTACAAATAAAGATTTGGTAGATTATACAATTCAAAGTATTTACGAAGAATACGGAAAAATAAGCATACTTTGTTCAAATGCAGGTATTTTTCCTAGAACAAGTATTGAAAAAATGACAGAGAAAGACTGGGATGAAGTACAAAATATAAACATGAAAGGGACTTTTTTTGTAACAAAAGCAGCACTAAAATATATGAAAAAGCAAAGTTATGGACGAGTAATACTGACCTCTTCGATTACAGGGCCTATTACAGGACTATCGGGATGGGCACACTATGGAGCTAGCAAATCCGCTCAACTTGGATTTATGCGAAGTGCAGCTATAGAATATGCAAAATATGGAATTACAGTGAATGCAATTCAACCAGGAAATATTATAAGCGATGGACTTTTAAGCATGGAAAATTCTAAAAGCTATATGAATCAAATAAAAGAAATAATACCAGTATACACTTTGGGAAAACCTGAAGATATAGGGTATACAGCAGTTTTTCTAGCAAGCCGAGAAGCTGGATTTATTACAGGACAAACAATAGTAGTAGATGGCGGACAGGTTCTTTTAGAAACTCTGACTTTTATTTAG
- the tsf gene encoding translation elongation factor Ts — protein MAITTALIKELRERTGAGMLDCKKALQENDGDIEKAIDWLREKGIAKAAKKSGRVAAEGLVFAAISEDRKKGAILEFNSETDFVAKNDEFKSFGEKLVGLTLSHDLTSEDELKAFELEGKTVETHLTELIAKIGENMNIRRLKVVSTDGFIETYIHLGGKIGVLLNVNGEATPENIEKAKGVAMHIAAMDPKYLDKSQVTADDLEREKEIARHQLESEGKPANIIEKILDGKMRKFYEENCLVQQKYVRDDSVTIEQFIAPSTINSFDRFKVGEGIEKEEVDFAAEVAAQISGN, from the coding sequence GTGGCAATTACAACAGCACTTATTAAAGAATTAAGAGAAAGAACAGGAGCAGGAATGCTTGACTGTAAAAAAGCTTTACAAGAAAATGATGGAGATATTGAAAAAGCAATTGACTGGTTAAGAGAAAAAGGAATTGCTAAGGCAGCTAAAAAATCTGGAAGAGTTGCAGCAGAAGGATTGGTATTTGCAGCAATATCTGAAGATAGAAAAAAAGGTGCTATCTTAGAATTCAACTCTGAAACTGACTTCGTTGCTAAAAATGATGAATTCAAATCTTTTGGAGAAAAATTGGTAGGATTGACTTTAAGCCATGACTTGACAAGCGAAGATGAATTAAAAGCATTTGAACTTGAAGGAAAAACTGTTGAAACTCATTTGACAGAATTAATTGCTAAAATTGGTGAAAATATGAATATTAGAAGATTAAAAGTTGTTTCAACTGATGGATTTATCGAAACTTATATTCACTTAGGTGGAAAAATTGGTGTATTATTAAATGTTAATGGAGAAGCTACTCCTGAAAATATTGAAAAAGCAAAAGGTGTTGCAATGCACATTGCAGCAATGGATCCAAAATATTTAGATAAATCACAAGTTACAGCTGATGATTTGGAAAGAGAAAAAGAAATTGCAAGACATCAGTTAGAATCAGAAGGGAAACCAGCTAATATCATTGAAAAAATATTGGATGGAAAAATGAGAAAATTCTACGAAGAAAACTGCTTAGTACAACAAAAATATGTTAGAGATGACAGTGTTACTATCGAACAATTTATTGCCCCAAGTACAATAAATTCATTTGACAGATTTAAAGTTGGAGAAGGAATCGAAAAAGAAGAAGTAGATTTCGCTGCTGAAGTAGCTGCACAAATTTCTGGAAATTAA
- a CDS encoding tetratricopeptide repeat protein, whose product MKKFLLVSFILCSFYGFSAKVNTSKNNTSVTENKTKNIGEMTIKETIEKLSESDKKKFKEIDLEKKEQKEVEDLTRKELNELGINKKSIETTFKAIEIQDDYEEAKKLFLQAIEEDKKNYLPYYYLGILVYQQENNIKRSMEYFEKAIEANPKNPMAYNNLAVRYGQVNMEKEQLALVKKMIKLFPDFPEGYFSLAAIHFRNKNYLDSIKYVKLAIEKYKKMNKLDYSYITESLKNKYEADAYYLLFLNYIGMEKYDEAFENSKEAYIFMAQKDNELRYTMYDTLVDIAQEIKKTNKIKYKEYSAVLNSLQFAEQLVKANKDLQERKSGDKTINSNPLKID is encoded by the coding sequence ATGAAAAAATTTTTATTGGTTAGTTTTATTTTATGCAGTTTTTATGGATTTTCGGCAAAGGTAAATACATCAAAAAATAATACTTCGGTAACTGAAAATAAAACTAAAAATATTGGTGAAATGACTATAAAAGAAACAATTGAGAAACTTAGCGAAAGTGATAAGAAAAAATTTAAAGAGATAGACCTGGAAAAAAAGGAACAGAAGGAAGTAGAAGATTTGACTAGAAAAGAGTTAAATGAACTTGGCATTAATAAAAAGTCTATTGAAACAACATTTAAGGCTATTGAGATACAGGATGACTATGAAGAGGCGAAAAAATTGTTTTTACAGGCAATAGAGGAAGACAAAAAAAATTATTTACCATATTATTATTTGGGAATATTAGTTTATCAGCAAGAAAATAATATTAAACGTTCAATGGAGTATTTCGAGAAAGCTATAGAGGCTAATCCCAAAAATCCAATGGCATATAATAATCTTGCAGTAAGATATGGACAAGTGAATATGGAGAAAGAACAGTTGGCTCTTGTTAAAAAAATGATAAAATTATTTCCTGATTTTCCAGAAGGATATTTTTCGTTAGCTGCAATACATTTTCGGAATAAAAATTATTTAGATTCGATAAAATATGTAAAATTAGCAATAGAAAAGTATAAAAAAATGAATAAGCTTGATTACTCTTATATAACAGAATCATTAAAAAATAAATATGAAGCAGATGCTTATTATCTTTTATTTTTAAATTATATTGGAATGGAAAAATATGACGAAGCATTTGAAAATTCTAAAGAAGCTTATATATTTATGGCACAGAAGGATAATGAATTGAGATACACTATGTATGATACGCTTGTTGATATTGCACAAGAGATTAAAAAAACAAATAAAATAAAATACAAGGAATACAGTGCTGTTTTAAACAGTTTACAATTTGCAGAGCAACTAGTAAAAGCAAATAAAGATTTGCAAGAAAGGAAAAGTGGAGATAAAACAATAAACTCTAATCCTTTGAAAATTGATTAA
- the rpsB gene encoding 30S ribosomal protein S2: MAVITMKQLLEVGAHFGHQAKRWNPKMKPYIFTERNGIHILDLHQTLGATEAAYEFVRQISEEGGKVLFVGTKKQAQEAVKEEAERAGGFYVNHRWLGGLLTNLETIKKRVKRLKELEEMDADGTLDEAYTKKEAGLLRKEMAKLSKNIGGIKDMNTLPAALFVVDIKKEFLALEEAKKLGIPVIALIDTNVDPDLVTYKIPANDDAIRSVKLFAQVIANAAIEGNGGIENVVEGAEVEVPANEEIVEEVVEEVVTEE, translated from the coding sequence ATGGCAGTAATTACAATGAAACAATTATTAGAAGTAGGAGCACATTTTGGACATCAGGCAAAAAGATGGAACCCTAAAATGAAACCTTACATTTTTACAGAAAGAAATGGAATCCATATTTTGGATTTACACCAAACTTTAGGAGCAACTGAAGCAGCTTATGAATTTGTAAGACAAATCTCTGAAGAAGGTGGAAAAGTATTATTCGTAGGAACTAAAAAACAAGCTCAGGAAGCAGTTAAGGAAGAAGCTGAAAGAGCTGGAGGATTCTATGTAAACCACAGATGGTTAGGTGGACTTTTAACTAACTTGGAAACAATCAAAAAAAGAGTAAAAAGATTAAAAGAACTTGAAGAAATGGATGCAGATGGAACTTTAGACGAAGCATACACTAAAAAAGAAGCTGGATTATTAAGAAAAGAAATGGCAAAACTTTCTAAAAATATTGGTGGAATTAAAGATATGAACACTTTACCAGCAGCATTGTTTGTAGTTGACATCAAAAAAGAATTCTTAGCATTAGAAGAAGCTAAAAAATTAGGAATTCCTGTAATCGCATTAATCGATACAAACGTAGATCCTGATTTAGTAACTTACAAAATTCCAGCAAATGATGATGCTATAAGATCAGTAAAATTATTTGCACAAGTTATTGCAAATGCTGCAATTGAAGGAAACGGTGGAATTGAAAATGTTGTTGAAGGAGCAGAAGTAGAAGTTCCTGCAAACGAAGAAATCGTTGAGGAAGTAGTAGAAGAAGTAGTAACTGAAGAATAA
- a CDS encoding PspC domain-containing protein — MKKKLYKSLKDRKIAGVCGGIAEYFDIDSNVIRIFWVIFASAFGTGILPYIVCAIILKNNPDEY; from the coding sequence ATGAAAAAAAAATTATATAAATCATTAAAAGATAGAAAAATAGCAGGAGTTTGTGGAGGAATAGCAGAATATTTTGATATTGATTCAAATGTTATAAGAATATTCTGGGTTATTTTTGCATCTGCATTTGGAACTGGAATACTACCATACATTGTCTGTGCTATAATTTTAAAAAACAATCCAGACGAATATTAA
- the guaB gene encoding IMP dehydrogenase — translation MSQKDKIVISEGLTFDDVLLIPQASDVVPHEVSLKTNLTKKLVLNIPILSAAMDTVTESKLAIALAREGGIGFIHKNMTIERQAEEVSKVKRYESGMITNPITLKEDAILKDANDLMKNYKVSGLPVVDNDGNLKGIITNRDLKYREDLSLKVVDIMTKDNLVTAPVGTTLEGAKSILLENRIEKLPIVEGTKLKGLITIKDIDNVINYPNAAKDEHGRLRVGAGVGVGTDTVRRVTALVEAGVDIIAVDSAHGHSKGVINKIKEIREVFPDLDIIGGNIVTPEAALDLIEAGVNAVKVGVGPGSICTTRVVSGVGVPQISAVMNIAQVCKDKGIGLIADGGIKLSGDVVKAIAAGADCVMLGGMLAGTDEAPGEEILYNGRKFKTYAGMGSLAAMKRGSSDRYFQLEAATEKLVPEGIESMVPYKGALKDTVYQICGGLRSGMGYCGTGTIKELKENGKFVKITGAGLKESHPHDVIITKEAPNYNNSNN, via the coding sequence ATGAGTCAAAAAGATAAAATTGTAATTTCTGAAGGATTGACTTTTGATGATGTACTATTAATTCCACAGGCATCAGATGTGGTACCGCACGAAGTGTCACTGAAAACAAATTTAACTAAAAAATTGGTACTAAATATACCAATACTAAGTGCCGCAATGGATACAGTTACAGAATCAAAACTTGCAATTGCGCTTGCAAGAGAAGGTGGAATTGGATTTATTCATAAAAATATGACAATTGAAAGACAGGCTGAAGAGGTATCAAAAGTAAAAAGATACGAAAGCGGTATGATTACAAATCCGATTACATTAAAAGAAGATGCTATTTTAAAAGATGCAAATGACTTGATGAAAAATTATAAAGTCTCGGGACTTCCTGTAGTTGATAATGATGGTAATTTAAAAGGAATTATTACTAATCGTGACTTGAAATATAGAGAAGATTTATCATTAAAAGTTGTAGATATTATGACGAAAGATAATTTGGTAACTGCCCCTGTTGGAACAACTCTTGAAGGTGCAAAATCTATTCTTCTGGAAAATAGAATAGAAAAATTGCCAATAGTTGAAGGTACTAAATTAAAAGGTTTGATTACAATTAAAGATATTGACAATGTTATAAATTATCCTAATGCTGCAAAAGATGAACACGGTAGACTTAGAGTGGGAGCAGGAGTTGGAGTTGGAACTGATACAGTAAGAAGAGTTACAGCTCTAGTAGAAGCTGGAGTTGATATTATTGCTGTTGATTCGGCACACGGACATTCAAAAGGAGTTATTAATAAAATAAAGGAAATTAGAGAGGTTTTCCCTGATTTAGACATAATCGGAGGAAATATCGTAACTCCAGAGGCAGCGCTTGACTTGATAGAAGCAGGAGTAAATGCAGTAAAAGTCGGAGTTGGACCAGGTTCAATCTGTACAACTAGAGTTGTTTCAGGAGTTGGAGTGCCACAAATTTCAGCTGTAATGAATATTGCACAAGTTTGTAAAGATAAAGGAATCGGACTTATTGCTGATGGTGGAATAAAATTATCTGGAGATGTTGTAAAAGCTATTGCGGCTGGAGCGGACTGCGTTATGCTAGGAGGAATGCTTGCGGGAACTGATGAAGCACCAGGAGAAGAAATTTTGTACAACGGAAGAAAATTTAAGACTTATGCAGGAATGGGATCGCTTGCGGCAATGAAGAGAGGTAGTAGTGACAGATACTTTCAGCTTGAAGCAGCAACAGAAAAATTAGTTCCAGAAGGAATTGAATCAATGGTTCCATATAAAGGTGCATTAAAGGATACAGTTTACCAAATTTGCGGTGGACTTCGTTCTGGAATGGGATACTGTGGAACTGGTACAATTAAGGAATTAAAAGAAAATGGAAAATTTGTAAAAATAACAGGAGCAGGACTGAAGGAAAGCCATCCTCACGACGTTATTATTACAAAGGAAGCGCCAAACTACAATAATTCAAATAACTAG
- the alr gene encoding alanine racemase, producing the protein MLVNLEINRENLKRNLGKIRSINKNIVCVIKDNAYGLGIENIFPILLENNCNYFAVAYIEEAIKIREILKKFEKEKKLIFLENKKIKIMALNYIEPKNLKYVIENNVEFTIFNFSQLSDYLKILDKSFENTVLKIHIKINSGMNRLGFNENEILKLIEKIKKYEINSKNNKLEIISIFSHISDAENQIETEKQVEKYENILKIFDKNNVKYQYKHLQASPLLFKYGQKYNYDFARVGMALYGMEPLSYDVGLLDVITVKSQIINIRNVKKNDKISYGSKGIVNRDSKIGIVSIGYAHGFQKQIENSEEAYVLVNGQKAKIIGEICMDMIFVDLTDIENVEVNDEVVIVGSQKNIENGITKRITLRQVAKWAGTIQDDVLTKFSGIKKQ; encoded by the coding sequence ATGTTAGTAAATTTGGAAATAAATAGGGAAAATCTAAAAAGGAACTTGGGAAAAATACGTTCTATAAATAAAAATATCGTTTGTGTAATTAAAGATAATGCTTATGGACTGGGAATTGAAAATATTTTTCCTATATTGTTAGAAAATAATTGTAATTACTTTGCAGTGGCATATATTGAGGAAGCGATAAAAATTCGTGAAATTCTAAAAAAATTTGAAAAAGAAAAAAAACTAATTTTTTTGGAAAATAAAAAAATAAAGATAATGGCACTTAATTATATTGAGCCTAAAAATTTGAAATATGTGATAGAAAATAATGTTGAATTTACAATTTTTAATTTTTCACAATTATCCGATTACTTAAAAATTTTGGATAAATCCTTTGAAAATACAGTTTTGAAAATCCATATAAAAATAAACAGTGGAATGAACAGGCTTGGATTTAATGAAAATGAGATTTTGAAATTAATTGAAAAAATAAAAAAATATGAAATAAATTCTAAAAATAACAAACTGGAAATAATCTCGATTTTTTCTCATATTTCAGATGCAGAAAATCAAATTGAAACTGAAAAGCAAGTTGAAAAATATGAAAATATTTTAAAGATATTTGATAAAAATAATGTAAAATACCAGTACAAACATTTGCAGGCAAGCCCGTTACTCTTTAAATATGGACAAAAATACAATTATGATTTTGCAAGGGTAGGAATGGCACTTTATGGAATGGAGCCTTTATCTTATGATGTGGGATTATTAGACGTTATAACAGTAAAATCACAAATTATAAACATAAGAAACGTGAAAAAAAATGATAAAATTTCCTATGGAAGTAAAGGCATTGTAAACAGAGACTCTAAAATAGGCATTGTATCAATAGGCTATGCACATGGATTTCAAAAGCAAATTGAAAATTCAGAAGAAGCATATGTTTTAGTAAATGGACAGAAGGCAAAAATTATTGGAGAAATTTGTATGGATATGATTTTTGTTGATTTAACGGACATAGAAAATGTGGAAGTAAATGATGAAGTTGTAATTGTTGGAAGTCAGAAGAATATTGAAAATGGAATTACCAAGAGAATAACGTTGAGGCAAGTGGCAAAGTGGGCTGGGACTATACAGGATGATGTGCTGACTAAGTTTTCGGGAATAAAAAAACAGTAG